One Mycobacteroides salmoniphilum DNA segment encodes these proteins:
- a CDS encoding TetR/AcrR family transcriptional regulator has product MAPERKHTSDAILDAVRSLLLDGGPRAATIAAISSVSGAPAGTLNHRFGNREAIMSATWLRAVKHFHEHAFSALHSSAEPVDIAVALALSVPAFARAHPDDARLLLSLRSADVLGADAAATLHTMNEPLFTAMRDLTRAIYRRTDARCRDRLMRAVVDLPYAAVRRHMPGLPGWLEEDLAEAVRTLLASR; this is encoded by the coding sequence ATGGCCCCCGAGCGCAAGCACACCAGCGATGCCATCCTCGACGCAGTGCGATCGCTGCTGCTCGACGGCGGCCCCCGGGCCGCAACCATCGCGGCCATCTCGAGCGTCTCCGGCGCCCCGGCCGGAACCCTGAATCATCGCTTCGGTAACCGCGAGGCCATCATGTCGGCGACATGGCTGCGTGCGGTGAAACACTTCCACGAGCACGCGTTCAGCGCGCTCCATTCCTCCGCAGAACCTGTTGACATTGCTGTGGCGCTCGCACTTTCGGTACCAGCGTTTGCGCGCGCCCATCCCGATGACGCCCGGCTGCTGCTCTCCTTACGTAGCGCCGACGTCCTTGGAGCCGACGCGGCGGCGACCCTGCACACGATGAACGAACCGTTGTTCACCGCCATGCGGGATCTGACGCGGGCCATCTATCGCCGTACCGACGCGCGATGCCGCGACCGGCTCATGCGCGCCGTGGTCGACTTGCCGTACGCCGCGGTCCGCCGCCACATGCCCGGCCTGCCCGGGTGGCTCGAAGAAGATCTAGCGGAGGCTGTGCGCACATTGTTGGCATCACGGTGA
- a CDS encoding YciI family protein — MYHVLQLTYTQPLDVVDGVRPAHLEWLDGEIAAGNLLISGRNEAGTGGVLVTGDISAQDAEALIAADPYTTAGVAEYTRLGFNAGRKAEIIP, encoded by the coding sequence ATGTACCACGTACTGCAGCTGACCTATACCCAACCGCTCGACGTCGTCGACGGCGTCCGCCCCGCGCACCTGGAGTGGCTCGACGGTGAGATCGCGGCGGGCAATCTGCTGATCAGCGGCCGCAACGAGGCGGGCACCGGCGGCGTGCTGGTCACCGGCGACATCAGCGCACAGGACGCCGAGGCCCTGATCGCCGCCGATCCGTACACCACGGCCGGGGTTGCCGAGTACACCCGGCTTGGGTTCAACGCGGGACGCAAAGCTGAGATAATCCCGTGA
- a CDS encoding SRPBCC family protein encodes MIQERIDIAVAARPETVLEVLKDVESVDGWLRPHLPTWPPVTSTMTVVESFDDGSPRLVRTVSTTLGISDDSLTEYEWYPDGCRLTLLESKTLRHNISRFTVIPDDPESRLTADISLDLKIRLPGLLERQLKKTQVGFVRSFQRALAAESARRELSS; translated from the coding sequence GTGATCCAGGAACGCATCGACATTGCTGTCGCCGCTAGGCCCGAGACCGTCCTCGAGGTGCTCAAGGACGTGGAGTCGGTCGATGGTTGGCTGCGGCCACATCTGCCCACGTGGCCACCGGTTACCAGCACTATGACCGTCGTCGAATCATTTGATGACGGCTCGCCACGGCTGGTACGAACGGTGAGTACCACGCTCGGAATCTCGGATGATTCCCTGACCGAGTACGAGTGGTACCCCGACGGCTGCCGGCTCACCCTGCTGGAAAGCAAAACCCTCCGCCATAACATCAGCCGATTCACCGTAATCCCCGACGACCCCGAATCCCGCCTGACCGCCGATATTTCCCTGGATCTGAAGATCCGACTGCCCGGCCTATTGGAGCGCCAGCTCAAGAAGACCCAGGTGGGATTTGTCCGCAGCTTCCAGCGGGCGCTTGCCGCCGAATCGGCCCGGCGCGAACTGAGTTCGTAG
- a CDS encoding EamA family transporter, which yields MTEPERHRLAAPALMLVSGTSLYIGAAAGVSLFRWLDPASVAWLRICGAALVFLAIARPGRAAWQGRGLWWAGGFGLVTALMNMSFYLAIDRLPLGTAVAIEFLGPIGVAAIGSRSLREGFSVLAALVGVILIADVQLSAEPAGMAFALLAALFWAGYIVLGKHVALQGNPADSLAVGFTVAMIATAPVLAFGIAGAHHEIPVGHVLVLGLLMGVLSNVIPYGLDQVILRRAGRSHFAVLLALLPVSATVIGVLVMHQIPSTPELFGILAIVIAVASRRNRDPNGTPTAL from the coding sequence GTGACCGAACCCGAGCGCCACCGGCTCGCCGCGCCCGCCCTCATGCTTGTCAGCGGTACCTCGCTGTACATCGGTGCGGCCGCCGGAGTCAGCCTGTTCCGGTGGCTCGACCCGGCCAGCGTGGCCTGGCTGCGGATATGCGGTGCGGCGCTGGTGTTTCTCGCCATCGCCCGCCCCGGACGTGCGGCCTGGCAAGGCCGGGGACTGTGGTGGGCAGGCGGCTTTGGGCTGGTCACCGCCCTGATGAACATGTCGTTCTACCTGGCGATCGACCGGCTGCCGCTGGGCACCGCGGTGGCGATCGAATTCCTGGGACCGATCGGTGTCGCGGCCATCGGATCGAGATCGCTCCGCGAAGGATTCTCGGTCCTGGCCGCTCTCGTCGGCGTCATCCTGATCGCCGACGTGCAGCTCTCTGCCGAACCCGCAGGCATGGCATTCGCGCTGCTCGCGGCGCTGTTCTGGGCCGGATATATCGTTCTCGGAAAACACGTTGCGTTGCAGGGCAATCCGGCAGACTCACTGGCTGTCGGATTCACCGTCGCCATGATCGCGACCGCACCGGTCTTGGCTTTCGGCATCGCCGGCGCTCATCACGAGATACCCGTCGGCCATGTCCTGGTGCTGGGACTGCTGATGGGCGTGCTCTCCAATGTCATCCCCTACGGGCTTGACCAGGTGATCCTGCGACGAGCCGGGCGGAGCCACTTCGCAGTGCTCCTAGCCCTTCTTCCGGTCTCCGCAACCGTGATCGGCGTGCTCGTCATGCACCAGATTCCCAGCACACCAGAGCTCTTCGGCATCCTCGCGATCGTGATCGCGGTCGCTTCACGCCGAAACCGCGACCCGAATGGCACACCGACCGCATTGTGA
- the ctaD gene encoding cytochrome c oxidase subunit I: MTAEAPPIGGLQASRPFPPRTGARGTLIYRLITTTDHKLIGIMYLVVCFAFFLIGGLMALFMRAELAVPGLQFLSNEQFNQLFTMHGTVMLLFYATPIVFGFANVVLPLQIGAPDVAFPRLNAFSFWLFLFGAMIGIAGFITPGGAADFGWTAYTPLTDAIHSPGAGADLWIMGLAVGGLGTILGAVNMITTVVCMRAPGMTMFRMPIFTWNILVTSVLVLLAFPLLTAALFGLAADRHLGAHIFDPANGGVLLWQHLFWFFGHPEVYIIALPFFGIVSEIFPVFSRKPIFGYTTLIYATLGIAALSIAVWAHHMYATGAVLLPFFSFMTFLIAVPTGIKFFNWIGTMWKGQLTFETPMIFSVGFLVTFLFGGLTGVLLAMPPVDFHVTDSYFVIAHFHYVLFGTIVFATYAGIYFWFPKMTGRLLDERLGKFHFWLTFIGFHSTFLVQHWLGNQGMPRRYADYLPTDGFTFLNSFSTVGAFILGASTLPFLWNVFKSYRYGEVVTVDDPWGYGNSLEWATSCPPPRHNFSELPRIRSERPAFELHYPHMSERMRAEAHVGGGHK; the protein is encoded by the coding sequence GTGACCGCCGAAGCACCCCCCATTGGTGGATTGCAGGCCAGCCGCCCGTTCCCGCCCCGCACGGGTGCGCGGGGCACTCTGATCTACCGATTGATCACGACCACCGATCACAAGCTGATCGGCATCATGTACCTGGTCGTGTGCTTCGCGTTCTTCCTCATCGGTGGCTTGATGGCGCTGTTCATGCGCGCCGAGCTGGCGGTGCCGGGACTGCAGTTCCTGTCCAACGAGCAGTTCAACCAGCTGTTCACCATGCACGGCACCGTGATGCTGCTGTTCTACGCGACGCCCATCGTGTTCGGCTTCGCGAACGTGGTGCTGCCGTTGCAGATTGGCGCGCCTGACGTCGCCTTCCCGCGTCTGAACGCCTTCTCGTTCTGGCTATTCCTCTTCGGCGCCATGATCGGTATCGCCGGATTCATCACTCCCGGTGGCGCCGCCGACTTCGGCTGGACCGCCTACACCCCGTTGACCGACGCCATCCACTCCCCTGGTGCCGGAGCCGACCTGTGGATCATGGGTCTGGCCGTCGGTGGTCTGGGCACCATTCTTGGCGCGGTCAACATGATCACCACGGTCGTGTGCATGCGTGCCCCCGGTATGACGATGTTCCGGATGCCGATCTTCACCTGGAACATCCTGGTGACCAGCGTGCTCGTGCTGCTGGCCTTCCCGCTGCTGACCGCCGCGCTCTTCGGTCTGGCCGCTGACCGGCACCTCGGAGCCCACATCTTTGACCCCGCCAACGGTGGTGTTCTGCTGTGGCAGCACCTGTTCTGGTTCTTCGGACACCCCGAGGTGTACATCATCGCGCTGCCGTTCTTCGGCATTGTCTCGGAGATCTTCCCGGTGTTCAGCCGCAAGCCCATCTTCGGATACACCACACTGATCTACGCGACGCTCGGTATTGCGGCGCTGTCCATCGCGGTGTGGGCGCACCACATGTACGCCACCGGCGCCGTGCTGCTGCCCTTCTTCTCCTTCATGACGTTCCTGATCGCGGTTCCGACCGGTATCAAGTTCTTCAACTGGATCGGCACGATGTGGAAGGGGCAGTTGACCTTCGAGACCCCGATGATCTTCTCGGTGGGCTTCCTGGTCACCTTCCTCTTCGGTGGTCTGACCGGTGTGCTGCTGGCCATGCCTCCGGTCGACTTCCACGTCACCGACTCGTACTTCGTGATCGCGCACTTCCACTACGTGCTCTTCGGCACCATCGTGTTCGCGACTTACGCCGGTATCTACTTCTGGTTCCCGAAGATGACGGGCCGCCTGCTCGACGAGCGTCTCGGTAAGTTCCACTTCTGGTTGACGTTCATCGGCTTCCACTCCACCTTCCTGGTGCAGCACTGGCTAGGTAACCAGGGCATGCCACGCCGGTACGCCGACTACCTGCCCACCGACGGCTTCACCTTCCTGAACTCGTTCTCGACGGTGGGTGCCTTCATCCTGGGCGCCTCGACGCTGCCGTTCCTGTGGAACGTGTTCAAGAGCTACCGCTACGGCGAGGTTGTCACGGTCGACGATCCGTGGGGCTACGGCAACTCCCTGGAGTGGGCCACCAGCTGCCCGCCGCCGCGGCACAACTTCTCCGAGCTGCCCCGAATCCGTTCGGAGCGTCCGGCATTCGAGCTGCACTACCCGCACATGTCCGAACGCATGCGCGCTGAGGCGCACGTGGGTGGCGGCCACAAGTAA
- a CDS encoding ABC transporter substrate-binding protein, translating to MSAALVTATVSGCTEKPTHETPSTLATSTTKIAGAGVLGNARKPDESCAKDPAALDSAAPREVRHAQGETEVPEDAKRIVVLDAGAIDTLCALGLQDRIVGVALADRATSPPSYLGTTVHDLPSIGPMASPDLAKIGAAKPDLILSSNGEQNSYLDLSAIAPTVIVSGHDLAEHVRLVGKATRRTAETDKLWSGFVDAAKKVGRENDATHFQVSIVQFTDQTVRVYGANNFPASVLATVGLDRPATQRFTDTPFVEIDTDDFSAAEGDIVYVSFTSPSAKDRAARIFGTKPWMALGATRDHRVFAVNNEVWQTGEGIVAARGILDDLQWVNAPIN from the coding sequence ATGTCGGCAGCACTGGTGACGGCGACGGTATCCGGCTGTACCGAGAAACCCACCCATGAGACCCCGAGCACCCTGGCCACCAGCACCACGAAGATCGCCGGCGCGGGTGTGCTGGGCAATGCGCGCAAGCCCGACGAGTCCTGCGCCAAGGATCCGGCGGCCCTCGACTCGGCCGCACCGCGCGAGGTGCGGCACGCCCAAGGCGAGACCGAGGTACCCGAGGACGCCAAACGCATCGTGGTCCTGGACGCCGGCGCCATCGACACACTGTGTGCGCTGGGCCTGCAGGATCGCATCGTCGGAGTCGCACTGGCGGACCGCGCGACCTCTCCCCCGTCGTACCTGGGCACGACCGTCCACGACCTGCCGTCAATCGGTCCGATGGCATCTCCGGACTTGGCCAAGATCGGTGCGGCCAAACCCGATCTCATCCTGAGCTCCAACGGCGAGCAGAATTCCTACCTCGACCTGAGCGCTATCGCTCCCACCGTGATCGTGTCCGGACATGATCTGGCCGAGCACGTCCGGCTGGTGGGTAAGGCGACCAGACGGACCGCCGAGACCGACAAGCTGTGGTCGGGTTTTGTCGACGCCGCCAAGAAGGTGGGCCGCGAGAACGACGCCACCCATTTCCAGGTCTCGATCGTTCAGTTCACCGACCAGACGGTACGGGTGTACGGCGCCAATAACTTCCCGGCGTCGGTGCTTGCCACTGTGGGACTGGATCGTCCTGCCACCCAACGGTTTACCGACACCCCGTTCGTCGAGATCGACACCGACGACTTCTCGGCCGCCGAGGGCGACATCGTCTACGTCTCGTTCACCAGCCCGTCGGCCAAGGATCGCGCCGCCCGGATTTTCGGCACCAAGCCATGGATGGCACTCGGCGCCACACGCGATCACCGGGTGTTCGCGGTCAACAACGAGGTCTGGCAGACCGGGGAGGGAATTGTCGCGGCACGCGGGATCCTCGACGACTTGCAGTGGGTCAACGCACCCATCAACTAG
- the serB gene encoding phosphoserine phosphatase SerB, translated as MARNFTVLVTVTGADKPGVTSVLMGVLSRHGVELLNVEQVVIRGKLTLGVLVKAHGGNQAVEALQDELEEAMHTLGFNVDVELGRDSSVIRDPSTHTIVVLGRPVTARAFGAVARALAELGVNIDLIRGIADYPVTGLELRVTVPLGAPPARGGQRLTDLDLHTAMAQVTVDEPVDIAVEHSSLDRRAKRLIVFDVDSTLIQGEVIEMLADRAGAREQVAAITEAAMRGELDFAESLHQRVATLAGLPESVLEEVAEELVLTPGARTTIRTLRRLGYSCGVVSGGFRQVIDPLAHDLALDFVAANVLEIVDGKLTGRVIGEVVDRPGKAKALRQFAYEAGVPLAQTVAVGDGANDIDMLSAAGLGVAFNAKPALREVADASVSQPYLDVVLFILGVTRAEIEAADAVDGGVRRVEILDD; from the coding sequence GTGGCCCGTAACTTCACGGTCCTTGTCACCGTCACCGGGGCGGACAAGCCTGGTGTCACCTCGGTGCTCATGGGGGTGCTGTCCCGCCACGGTGTCGAGCTGCTGAACGTTGAGCAGGTTGTCATCCGCGGGAAGCTCACGCTCGGCGTCCTCGTCAAGGCGCACGGCGGCAACCAAGCCGTGGAGGCCTTGCAGGACGAGCTCGAAGAGGCCATGCACACCCTCGGGTTCAATGTTGACGTCGAACTCGGCCGCGATAGCTCGGTCATCAGGGACCCGTCGACCCACACCATCGTGGTGCTGGGTCGGCCCGTCACCGCAAGGGCCTTCGGGGCGGTAGCGCGCGCACTTGCCGAACTAGGGGTCAACATCGACCTCATCCGGGGTATCGCCGACTATCCCGTGACGGGCCTGGAGCTGCGGGTCACGGTGCCGCTGGGGGCACCCCCCGCTCGCGGGGGACAGCGGCTGACCGATCTCGACCTGCACACCGCCATGGCTCAGGTGACCGTCGACGAGCCGGTGGACATCGCCGTAGAACACAGCAGCCTGGACCGGCGGGCCAAGCGGCTCATCGTCTTCGATGTCGATTCGACCCTGATTCAGGGCGAGGTCATCGAGATGCTCGCCGATCGTGCCGGAGCCCGTGAACAGGTCGCGGCCATCACCGAGGCGGCGATGCGGGGGGAACTGGACTTCGCCGAGTCGCTGCACCAGCGGGTGGCCACGCTGGCCGGGCTGCCCGAATCAGTCCTCGAAGAGGTGGCCGAGGAGCTGGTGCTCACCCCGGGCGCACGTACCACCATCCGGACCCTGCGCCGCCTGGGGTACTCGTGCGGTGTGGTGTCGGGCGGATTCCGGCAGGTGATCGATCCGCTTGCCCACGACCTGGCCCTCGATTTCGTGGCCGCCAATGTCCTGGAGATCGTGGATGGCAAGCTCACCGGCCGTGTCATCGGGGAGGTCGTGGATCGCCCGGGGAAGGCCAAAGCGTTGCGGCAGTTCGCCTATGAGGCGGGGGTGCCGCTGGCGCAGACGGTGGCGGTCGGTGATGGCGCGAACGATATCGACATGTTGTCGGCGGCCGGGCTCGGTGTGGCCTTCAACGCCAAGCCCGCACTGCGCGAGGTTGCCGACGCGTCGGTGAGTCAGCCGTATCTGGATGTGGTGTTGTTCATTCTCGGGGTGACCCGCGCCGAGATCGAGGCTGCCGACGCCGTCGACGGCGGAGTGCGCCGCGTCGAGATTCTCGACGATTAA
- a CDS encoding nitroreductase/quinone reductase family protein, which translates to MSNKGFPENRWGNPDSALSRVAAKFAATKPGSWTIRKLTPLDRAVMERTGSRYTVLGPLGLSTLLLTTTGRKSGQPRVSPLLYLHDGDRIALVGSNFGQEKHPAWTANLLADPHAKVTLAGQTIDVVATLAQGAERDDYYRRFEAMLEVYSAYKGRTGREIRVFILERVT; encoded by the coding sequence GTGAGCAACAAGGGTTTTCCCGAAAATCGCTGGGGCAATCCCGATAGCGCGCTGTCCCGGGTCGCAGCCAAGTTCGCGGCCACCAAACCGGGTTCGTGGACCATCCGGAAGCTGACCCCGCTGGACCGGGCCGTCATGGAGCGCACCGGCAGCCGGTACACCGTGCTGGGCCCCTTGGGGTTGTCGACGCTGCTGCTCACCACGACAGGCCGCAAGTCTGGCCAGCCTCGGGTCTCTCCCCTGCTGTATCTCCACGATGGCGATCGGATCGCATTGGTGGGCAGCAATTTCGGCCAGGAGAAACACCCGGCGTGGACCGCCAACCTGCTCGCCGATCCGCATGCCAAGGTGACCTTGGCCGGCCAGACCATCGATGTGGTCGCGACCCTCGCGCAGGGCGCCGAGCGCGACGACTATTACCGGCGCTTCGAGGCAATGCTCGAGGTCTACTCCGCCTACAAGGGCCGCACCGGACGCGAGATCAGGGTCTTCATCCTGGAGCGTGTCACCTAA